From a single Porites lutea chromosome 10, jaPorLute2.1, whole genome shotgun sequence genomic region:
- the LOC140950368 gene encoding uncharacterized protein, producing the protein MTTDGGGWLLISNITMESSTPPYHLPVKTSYRGITSDQMVLTKTAMNELRTLLSFTQLRFHCSKNNGRTFHVTTADNSAGEAVVQYFSGQTDVQPASCGSYDRMENDNSKLAGACKNWGKESGVMMVGKWGYELDQDRLYDHPAFSFHYAHWALNHIDYSGGVAKRWECDDLKVGVTTGDFWKIYVR; encoded by the coding sequence gAGGCTGGCTTCTTATTTCCAACATCACGATGGAAAGTTCAACTCCTCCCTATCACCTGCCAGTCAAGACTTCATACCGTGGAATAACCAGTGATCAGATGGTTCTCACAAAAACCGCCATGAATGAGCTGAGAACACTCTTGTCTTTCACTCAACTGAGATTCCACTGCAGTAAAAACAATGGACGTACGTTCCACGTGACCACTGCTGATAACAGCGCTGGTGAAGCTGTAGTCCAGTACTTCAGCGGTCAGACGGATGTCCAGCCCGCCTCGTGTGGCTCATACGATAGAATGGAGAATGACAACTCAAAGTTAGCAGGTGCTTGCAAAAATTGGGGAAAGGAAAGTGGCGTTATGATGGTTGGTAAATGGGGCTATGAATTGGATCAAGACAGATTATACGACCACcctgctttttcttttcattatgcTCATTGGGCGCTTAATCATATTGACTACAGTGGGGGCGTGGCGAAAAGATGGGAATGCGATGATCTGAAGGTTGGCGTGACCACTGGTGATTTCTGGAAAATTTACGTTCGCTAA